In Hyphomicrobiales bacterium, the following are encoded in one genomic region:
- a CDS encoding disulfide bond formation protein B yields the protein MAVGRADSGALAPALVLFVVALASILAALGFEHIGGYRPCPLCLQERYAYYFAVPATLVAILAASRGWRHAAIGLLVAVAIGFAINTGLGIYHAGVEWKFWAGPTTCGGEAAVSGSVGSLLDGMASESVVRCDEAPLRIFGLSFAGWNAVISLVAVGLAAVAAARVARAV from the coding sequence ATGGCTGTCGGCAGGGCAGATTCGGGCGCATTGGCGCCAGCGCTGGTGCTCTTCGTCGTCGCGCTCGCGTCCATTCTCGCGGCGCTGGGCTTCGAGCACATCGGCGGCTACCGGCCCTGCCCGCTCTGCCTGCAAGAGCGCTATGCCTACTATTTCGCGGTACCGGCGACGCTGGTGGCGATCCTGGCGGCGTCTCGCGGCTGGCGCCACGCTGCGATCGGGCTCCTCGTGGCGGTCGCCATCGGCTTTGCGATCAACACGGGGCTCGGCATCTATCACGCGGGCGTCGAGTGGAAATTCTGGGCGGGCCCGACCACCTGCGGGGGCGAGGCGGCCGTCTCGGGATCCGTCGGCAGCCTGCTCGACGGGATGGCCAGCGAATCGGTGGTGCGCTGCGATGAGGCGCCGTTGCGGATATTCGGCCTCTCATTCGCCGGCTGGAACGCGGTGATCAGCCTCGTTGCGGTGGGTCTTGCGGCCGTTGCGGCCGCCCGGGTGGCCCGAGCCGTCTGA
- a CDS encoding DedA family protein, with translation MLRALYDRCMALAAHRLAGLWLAVVSFAESSFFPIPPDVMLIPMVVAQRAKAWFYAAICTVASVAGGLLGYLIGASLLYVVGDVLLDVFDPKWRLDEPGHPAFDPATYDAANPQSAWGRFRQLYAEWGFWIVFAAGFTPLPYKVFTIASGAVGLSLPVFVAASLISRGGRFFLVAALLYLFGPPVRAFIEKRLGLMTAIFFIFLIGGFLVLRYMH, from the coding sequence ATGCTCAGAGCCCTCTACGATCGCTGCATGGCCCTTGCCGCCCATCGCCTCGCCGGTCTCTGGCTGGCGGTGGTCTCGTTCGCCGAAAGCTCGTTCTTTCCCATCCCGCCCGACGTCATGCTCATTCCGATGGTGGTGGCCCAGCGTGCGAAGGCCTGGTTCTACGCGGCGATCTGCACGGTGGCCTCGGTGGCCGGCGGGCTGCTCGGCTATCTCATCGGCGCGAGCCTCCTCTACGTCGTCGGCGATGTGCTGCTCGACGTCTTCGATCCGAAGTGGCGTCTCGACGAGCCCGGCCATCCGGCCTTCGATCCGGCGACCTATGATGCCGCGAACCCGCAGAGCGCCTGGGGGCGCTTTCGCCAACTCTACGCGGAATGGGGGTTCTGGATCGTCTTTGCCGCCGGATTCACGCCGCTTCCCTACAAGGTCTTCACGATCGCGAGCGGTGCGGTCGGCCTCAGCCTGCCGGTGTTCGTCGCGGCGAGCCTGATCTCGCGGGGCGGTCGGTTCTTCCTCGTTGCCGCGCTCCTCTACCTCTTCGGGCCGCCCGTGCGCGCGTTCATCGAAAAGCGGCTCGGGCTCATGACCGCGATCTTCTTCATCTTCCTGATCGGCGGCTTCCTCGTCTTGCGCTATATGCACTGA